In Mycolicibacterium lutetiense, the sequence TTGGCAGTCAGCGGCCAGGACACCGGCGCCCAGGCCAGCGCGCGCAAGCTGATCGGCGTGCGTTATCGCCAGACTCTGTCGGAGTTCCGGCTGGAACTGTCCGACGGCGGGGGTGCGGTGCGCAACCGCGAGGTGCACGACTTCCTCAACACCCGCTGCCTGACGATTGCCGGCGGCACCGAGCAGATCCTGCTGACCGTCGCCGGTGAGCGCTTGCTCGGCCTGCCGCGGTAAGACTTTTCCCGGCGAGCAGACGCGAAAGTACCCGTGAATTGTCATTTTCGGGTACCTACGCGTCTGCTCGCCAGAGCTAGTGACCCCGTAGGTAGCCCGCCAGCATCGTGACGATGCTGTCCTCGAGCTGCTCGGATTCGGCGGGCTTCTCGCAGGCCAGCAGTCGGTGGGTCAGCGACTCGACGGTCGCGACCACCATGCGTGCCGCGAATGCGGTGTCGGCAACCGTCACGTCGGAATGGCTGTCCAGCAAGGCCTTTGCCGCGCTCACGGCATCTTCCTCGGTGCGGTGTAACCGGTTCAGCAGGGCTGGTGAGCGCGGAGCTTCCTCGAACAGCACGCGGTGCAGACGGGTGTCGTCGCGGTGGTTGTCGATGCTCGCCCGGACGAACAGGCGGAGCAGGTCTTCGAGTGACTCGGGCAGCCCTCCGGCCGTGCGCTCGCGCAGTAGTGCCGCCCCGGCGTCGACATGGGCGTCGGTGAGCGCCGAGAGGATCGCGTCCTTGTTCGGGAAGTACTGGTACAGCGAGCCGATCGACAGATCCGCTGCTTCGGCGATGCGGTTGGTGGTGCCCGCCGTGTACCCGTACTCGGCGAAAATGCGAGCCGCCGCGTCGAGGATGGCCTGTCGAGTCTCCACGGCGCGTTGCTGTCTGGGCTGCTTACGGGGACGAAACCGGTCGGTCGGGGTCATCGTCGCCTCCGCACGAAAAGCGAGTAGTCAGGCGCCGCGCGGCTCTCGAAAATTGGTGACATGCAGCGCATCCATGTTGAGACGATTCTGCCCGCCGACACCGAACGAGTGTGGCAGGCCATGCAACAGGTCCCGACGTTTCTCTACGTCTGCCGCGGCCTGTTCGGCGTGCCCGCTCTGGCCGGACGCACCGAACCGTTCCGGGTTGGGGACCGGGGTGCTGGTTGGCTGTTCGCCTTCCACGTGATCCCGGCCTACCGGCACACCATCGAGGTTCGCGATGTCGACGACACCACCCGCACGATCCGCACCCACGAATACGGCGGGGTGCTGCGGACCTGGGATCACACCCTGCACGTCGAACCGGTCGACGATCGGTCGTGCCGGTACAGCGACACCGTCGAGATCGACGCCGGCCGGCTCACGCCCGTGGTGGTGGCGCTGGCCCGCGGGATCTACGCCTACCGGCACCGCCGGTGGCGCAGACTCGTGGACAAGCACATGTCAGAGCAGGGCGCGTGAGCGCCGGTCAGAATCCCGTCTGCGCGCAGGCCGGGGGAGTGGCGAGGTTCACTCCGCCCCAGACCACGTGGATGTCCGAGCAGATGATGAAGCTGTCCGCGGTGTTCGGCTGTCCGGTCTGCCACTTGGTGGGTGTCGATACGCCCTCGATGCTGAAGCGTTCGATCGGCCCGCCACCGAAGTAGGTCGCCGAGATCTCGACCTTGTTGACCGACCGGTACAACTTCGACAGCACGTTGTCGTGGTTGGAGCCCTTGATCTCCCGCGGCATCCCGGCCGGCGCGCTGTAGGACGCTTCCTGCCAGGTGTCCTTGTTGGAGCTGCGCAGGGTGATGGTCTGACGTGCCCACGCATCACCGGGGAATCCGATGGGACCGTCCGGCGTCAGCAGGTTGGCCGATGTGTTGAACGTGCACTGCGTACCCGCGCAGTTCGCGCTGACGTGCATCTCGATCGTGCCCTGGGGGCTCGGGATCGAGCTGACGGCCGAGTTGGCGGCGGCCGAGGCCGACGCGGGGAACGCCAGCGCAGCCGCGGTCAGCACCGCTGCCGTGCTCGCTGCGGAAAGCCTATTGATCGTCATCGTCAAGAAAGGTATCCGCTCGTTACTCGTCGTAGGTGACTTCGACTGAATCCGACACCGGTCTGGCCTGACAACCCAGGATCAGGCCCTCATCCAGATCGGACGGTTCGAGTACGTCGTTGATCTTCATCTCGACGTCCCCGGACTTCTTGAGCACCGCACAGGCGCCGCAATGACCTTCGCGGCAGGAGAACGGGGCGTCCAGGCCCTTGTCCAGCAGGACGTCGAGCAGCGTGGCCGACCGTGGCCAACGGACCTCATGAGTGGCGCCGTCCAGGGTGACGATCGCGGTCGCGGGGCCCTCGTCACTGTCGTCCTCTTCGATCACCACGGCGGCGAACGGGTCGGAATCCAGTGATTTGAACACCTCGATGTGGATGCGGTCGTCGGCGGCGCCGACCTGCTTCAGCGCCTGCTCGGCTCCCGCCATGAACGGTCCGGGCCCGCAGATGAAGGCCTCGCGTGCGGCGAAGGGCGCGATGAGCCCGGCCAGTGCGGCGGGGCTGGGGAGACCCTGCACGGTCTCCAGCCAGTGCACGACGGTGAACCGGTCGGGGTACTTGGCGGTCAGTTCACGCAGGGTGGCGCCGAAGATGACGGAGTTCTCGTCGCGGTTGGCGTAGACGAGGACGACGTTGCCGGTGCCCTCGGCGAGCGCGGACTTGCAGATCGCCATCATCGGGGTGATGCCGCTGCCGGCCGCCAGGAGCAGGAAGTCGGCATTGAGGTCGCGCGGGACAAATGTGCCCGACGGAGCGAGCACGTGCATCTTCATGCCGGCATGTGCGTTGTCGCACAGCCAGTTCGATGCATAGCCGTCGGCGGTCCGCTTGACCGTGACGGTCAGCTGATCGTCGGTCACCGGCGAGCTGGACAGCGAATAGCAACGGGCTACCGAGCCCGTGCGATCGCTCGGCACCCGCAGGGTCAGGAACTGGCCCGGGGTGTAGCGCAACCGGTCGGCCGGGATCTCGGCACCGTCAGGTACCGAGAACACAATCGACCGCGCGTCGGCTGTCTCCTCGATGACCGCGCTGACCTGCAGTTCGAGCACATGGCTACCCAGTGGCTCATCGGTCACGGCTGGCCCCTCTCTTCACTCATAACTAGAACAGGTTACAAAAACGTACTTGCCCAGGTCCAGCCCTGCATTGCCAGGCCCTACTCGACACAAATCGTAACGTGTTCTAATCTCTGTCTAGGCGGTCAGCTCGCGCTTATCGCAGTCCGATTCTTGGGAGGCATTTCCGTGACATCCATTGAACAGCGTGACGTGCAGGCAGTTCTGGCCGGCATCGACGAACTGCTGCCGACGCTGCGTGAGCGCGCTCAGGAAACCGAGGATCTGCGCAAGCTGCCCGACGCGAACGTGAAGGCGCTGGAGGACATCGGTTTCTTCAAGCTGCTGCAGCCCGAGCAGTGGGGTGGCCTGCAGTGCGACCCGACGGTTTTCTACGAGGCGGTCCGGCGCCTGGCCAGCGCGTGCGGTTCCACCGGTTGGGTGGCCGGCATCATCGGCGTCCACAACTGGCACCTGGCCCTGTTCGATCAGCAGGCCCAGGAAGATGTCTGGGGTGAGGACACCGCGGTGCGGATCTCCTCGTCCTACGCCCCGATGGGTGCCGGTGTGGTGACCGAGACCGGTGACGGCTACATCGTCAACGGCTCCTGGAACTGGTCTTCGGGTTGCGATCACGCCACTTGGGCCTTCCTCGGCGGCCCGGTGATCAAGGACGGCCGCCCGGTGGACTTCGGCAGCTTCCTGATCCCGCGCACCGATTACGAGATCGACGATGTGTGGAACGTCGTCGGCCTGCGCGGCACCGGCAGCAACACCGTCGTGGTCAAGGACGTGTTCGTGCCCAAGCATCGCTTCCTGTCCTACAAGGCGATGAACGACGGCACCGCCGGCGGCTACCAGACCAACACCGCCCCGGTGTACAAGATGCCGTGGGGCACCATCCATCCCACCACCATCTCCGCGCCCATCGTCGGCATGTCCTACGGCGCCTACGACGCCCACGTCGAGCACCAGGGCAAGCGGGTCCGCGCGGCATTCGCCGGTGAGAAGGCCAAGGACGATCCGTTCGCCAAGATCCGGATCGCCGAGGCCGCCAGCGACATCGACGCCGCCTGGCGTCAGCTGTCGGGCAACGTCGCCGACGAGTACGCCCTGCTGGTCGCCGGTGAGGAGATCCCGTTCGAGCTGCGGGCCCGCGCCCGTCGCGATCAGGTGCGTGCCACCGGCCGTGCGATCGCCTCGATCGACCGGCTCTTCGAGGCCTCGGGTGCCACCGCGCTGTCCAATGATGCTCCGGTGCAGCGGTTCTGGCGTGACGCCCACGCCGGTCGGGTTCACGCGGCCAACGATCCCGAGCGTGCCTACCTGATCTTCGGCAACAACGAGTTCGGCCTGCCCCCGGCCGACACCATGGTCTGATACATGACTGCCACTCAAGAGATCACGTTCGAATCCACCTCGAGGTACGCCCAGGTCAGAGATGACATGCGGCTGCACTACCACGAGGCCGGTGACCCGAATGCCCAGACCATCGTGCTGTTGCACGGCGGTGGTCCCGGTGCCTCGAGCTGGTCGAACTTCGGCCGCAACATCGCGGTGCTGGCCGAGCACTACCACGTGCTCGCGGTCGATCAGCCCGGCTACGGGCACTCCGACAAACACACCGAGCACGAGCAGTACAACCGCTACAGCGCCAAGGCGCTGCTGGGGTTGTTCGACCACCTCGGTCTGCAGGGCCGGATCCCGCTGCTGGGCAACTCGCTCGGCGGCGGTACCGCGGTGCGCTTCGCGTTGGACTACCCGGACCGTGCGGGCAAGCTGATCCTGATGGGCCCGGGCGGCCTGAGCGTCAACCTGTTCGCACCGGATCCGACCGAGGGTGTTAAGGCGCTCGCCAAGTTCAACTTCGAACCGACGCGGGAGAACCTCGAAACCTTCATCCGGATCATGGTGTTCGACCAGAAGCTGGTCACCCCGGAACTGGTCGATGAGCGGTTCGCCATTGCCAGCACGCCCGAATCGCTGGCTGCCACCCGCGCGATGGGTAAGTCGTTCGCCGGTGCGGACTTCGAACTCGGCATGATGTGGCGCGAGGTCTACAAGCTGCGCCAGCCGGTGCTGCTCATCTGGGGCCGTGAGGACCGGGTCAATCCGCTCGACGGCGCGCTGGTCGCGCTCAAGCAGATTCCGCGGGTCCAGCTGCACGTCTTCGGGCAGTGTGGACACTGGGCTCAGGTCGAGAAGTTCGACGAGTTCAACAAGCTCACCATCGATTTCCTGGGAGGCTGACCGATGAGCATCAAGGCACTCGGCTACATGCGCATCGAGGCCACCGACGTGGCCGCCTGGCGCGAATTCGGGCTGAAGGTTCTGGGCATGGTCGAGGGTGAGGGTGCCATCCCCGGTGCGCTCTATCTGCGGATGGACGACTTCGCGGCCCGTCTGGTGATCGTGCCCGGCGACCGTGACCGGCTGCTGATCTCGGGCTGGGAGGTTGCCGACGCACCGGCGCTTCAGGGTCTGCGCGAGACGCTGTCCAAGGCGGGCGTCGACTTCGTCGAGGGCACCAAGGACGAGATCCGCGAGCGTCGGGTCGAGGGCCTGATCCGGTTCTCCGATCCCGCGGGCAATGTCCTCGAGGCGTTCTACGGCGCCCAGTACCTGGGCCGCCGATTCGTCAGCCCGTACGGCCACAAGTTCGTCACCTCCGAGCAGGGTCTCGGGCACGTCGTGTTGACCTGCGACGACGACGCCGCAGCACAGGCGTTTTACCAGGATGTGCTGGGCTTCAAGCTGCGCGACTCGATGCAGCTGCCGCCGCAGTTGGCGGGTCGTCCGGCCGACGGGGATCCGGTCTGGCTGCGCTTCTACGGCTGCAACCCGCGCCACCATGCGCTGGCTTTCATGCCGATGCCCAACCCGACCGGCATCGTGCACCTGATGGTCGAGGTGGAGAACTCCGACGACGTCGGCCTGTGCCTGGATCGCGCGCAGCGCCGCCAGGTGAAGATGTCGGCGACACTGGGCCGGCACATCAACGACAAGATGCTGTCCTTCTACATGAAGACCCCGGGTGGGTTCGACATGGAATTCGGTTGTGAGGGACTGGAAGTCGAGGATGAGAGCTGGATCGCCCGCGAGAGCGTGGGGATCAGCCTCTGGGGCCACGACTTCTCCGTGGGCTTCAAGTGACGGTGATTTTCAAGTGACGGAAGCTCAGTCGCTCGACCCGCGCACGTTCCGAAATGTGCTCGGCCAGTTCTGTACTGGCGTCACGGTGATCACCACCCTGCACGATGACGCGCCGGTCGGCTTTGCCTGCCAATCGTTCGCGGCGCTGTCGCTCGACCCGCCGTTGGTGTTGTTCTGCCCCACCAAGCAGTCGCGGGCGTGGCAGGCAATCGAGGCCAGCGGAAAATTCTGCGTGAACATGCTGCACGAGAATCAGCAGCACGTGTCCGCGCAGTTCGGCTCCAAGGCGCCGGATAAGTTCGCTGGAATCGATTGGACGCCATCGGAACTCGGCTCGCCGGTTATCGACGGCAGCCTCGCCCACATCGACTGCAATGTGCATTCCGTACACGACGGCGGGGATCACTTCGTGGTGTTCGGTGCGGTGCACTCGTTGTCCGAGGTTCCCAAGCGCAAGCCTCGGCCGCTGCTGTTCTACCGTGGCGAGTACACCGGGATCGAGCCGGACAAGAACACCCCGGCGCAATGGCGTGATGATTTGGACGCATTCCTCACCGCCACCACGCCTGATACCTGGCTCTGACTTTTCGTCGTTGACACAGACTGGGCCCCCTCCCACGGGAGGGGGCCCAGTCTGTTTTTGCGGCACCGGTTCGCGTGTATTGACGCGCGGGGTAGTCAGGGTAGGCATACCTATTGATATTTAGGAAAACCTAAGCTAATTTTTGGTCGTTCCACAGTCAACTATCAGCTTTTAGGGAGTTTTTGTGCACTATCCCGCCCTTTCCTCCGGTGAAACCCCGGCGGTCAGTCGCAAGGACAAGTTCCTTCTCGCCGGTGTCGCAATGGTCAGCGCCGGCGCCATCGCGGTGACCCCCGTCGCCCAGAACGCGACCGTCATTCAGCAGGCGAAATCCCTTGCCTACGAGCTGACGGCCGTGATGGACGCCACTGCCTCGCCGACCGTCATCTACGGAGCACTGGCCAACAACACCTTCACCAACCTCAGCGGACTGGGCGCTGCGCTCGCCGCCAATCCGGCCCCGTTGCTGAGCCAGGTGCTGGAGAACCAGCTGGGCTACGCGGCGAAGTTCGGCGCGGCGTTCGAGGCTGTTCCGGCCTCGCTGAAGACGTGGTACGAGGGCCCCAAGGGCAAGGTGATGCTGGAGAAAGCGCAGGCCCACCTGATGGCCGGCGAGATCGGTGACGCGTACGAGTGGTTCAACCACTCCATGCTGTACGCGTTCCAGGGCGCCTTCGGCCCGTTGATCGCCCCCGGATTCATCCTTTCGGGCATCCCGCGCGGCGGGACCGAGTACCTGACCGGAATTCCGGAGCAGATCGCCCAGAACTTCACGAATCTGATTGGCGCGACCTTCACCTCGAGCGTGCTCGTCAGCGGTGTGTTCCAGGGTGCGTTCGGCGCGGTCAGCGGCACGATGTTCGAGCTCTCCCGAGTCAGTGAGGCGTTCTCCACGCGGGTGGCCGCCCAGGACATTCAGGGCGCCGTCAACGTCCTGGCGAACACGCCCGGCGTGTTGGCCAACGCCTTCCTCAACGGATTCGACTATGCCGACGCCAATGAGGAGGGTGCCGGCGGCGTCACCGAGTGGCCGGGCCTGATCAGGTTCGCCGTCCCCGGCCAGGCCGGACCGGGCGTCAAGGTCGTCGGCGGATTGCTGCAGAGTCTGTTCGTGGACATCCCCGCGAAACTTGCCGCGGCCATCGACAACACCCCCGAAGCTGCCTCGGCAGCCGGGCTGACCGTCGCTTCGGCTCAGCGGGTTGCGGCTGACCTGAGTGGTTCGGCTCCTGCGGCCCTGCCCGAGTCTGCTGTTGAGGTCACTGTGGTGGAGGTTCCGAAGGTTGAGGCGCCGGCCGTCGAGGCCGTGAAGGTTCACGCCCCGGTTGCCGCATCCCTGAAGGTTGAGGCCCCGGCTGTCGAGGCCGTGAAGGTCGAGACCCCGAAGGCTGAGACGGCGAAGGTCGAGACCCCGAGCGTCGCTGCCGTTCCGGCCGCGACGGATGAGGCTGCTGCCGACTCCGGCTCCGTTTCCGGGTCGGCAACTGGCACGTCGGCCAATGCCGATGCCGATGGCGAGACCAAGGCAAAGGGCAAGACCAAGGTCACGGACCGGATCAAGGCCAAGGTCAGCGAGGCCAAGGAGGCCAGGCAGGCGAAGGCGAAGGAAGCCAAGGAAGCGAAGGCCACCGCGAAGGAAGCCAAGGCCAAGGCAACCAAGGCCAAGGGGGCCAAGGGCGGCGACGCCGGCAAGTCCAACGAGTCCAAGGGGAACTCGGGCTCTGATTCCTAGTAGGTAGCACGGTGTGTAGCTGGGCCCCATCCGTCAGGGTGGGGCCCAGTTTCGTTGGTGCCGCTGCCCCGCCCGCCGCTTTCTGCACCTGGGCTGCTCGCCGGCGGGGGCTACGACCCCACGGTGGAGATCGGGGCGCGCGGTGGGAAGCGTTCCAAAGCTGACCAGTTGATCAAACTAGCCCTTGACGAACGTGTTGTGTCCTGCCAAAATTTGATCAATCGATCAAAACAGCGGCGAGAGGACACACATGACTGGTCGGGTAGAGGGCAAGGTCGCCTTCGTTACCGGTGCGGCGCGCGGACAGGGACGCAGCCATGCGCTGCGATTGGCCCAAGAGGGTGCAGACATCATCGCGGTCGACGTCTGCGCCCCGGTCACCGACACAACTGCGATTCCGGCGTCCACCCCGGACGACCTTGCCGAGACAGCGGATCTGGTCAAGGGCCTCAACCGTCGCATCGTCACCGCCGAGGTCGATGTGCGGGACTTCGACGCGCTCAAGGGGGCGGTTGACAGTGGCGTCGAGCAGCTTGGCCGGCTCGACA encodes:
- a CDS encoding TetR/AcrR family transcriptional regulator, with translation MTPTDRFRPRKQPRQQRAVETRQAILDAAARIFAEYGYTAGTTNRIAEAADLSIGSLYQYFPNKDAILSALTDAHVDAGAALLRERTAGGLPESLEDLLRLFVRASIDNHRDDTRLHRVLFEEAPRSPALLNRLHRTEEDAVSAAKALLDSHSDVTVADTAFAARMVVATVESLTHRLLACEKPAESEQLEDSIVTMLAGYLRGH
- a CDS encoding ferredoxin--NADP reductase: MTDEPLGSHVLELQVSAVIEETADARSIVFSVPDGAEIPADRLRYTPGQFLTLRVPSDRTGSVARCYSLSSSPVTDDQLTVTVKRTADGYASNWLCDNAHAGMKMHVLAPSGTFVPRDLNADFLLLAAGSGITPMMAICKSALAEGTGNVVLVYANRDENSVIFGATLRELTAKYPDRFTVVHWLETVQGLPSPAALAGLIAPFAAREAFICGPGPFMAGAEQALKQVGAADDRIHIEVFKSLDSDPFAAVVIEEDDSDEGPATAIVTLDGATHEVRWPRSATLLDVLLDKGLDAPFSCREGHCGACAVLKKSGDVEMKINDVLEPSDLDEGLILGCQARPVSDSVEVTYDE
- the hsaA gene encoding 3-hydroxy-9,10-secoandrosta-1,3,5(10)-triene-9,17-dione monooxygenase oxygenase subunit, with product MTSIEQRDVQAVLAGIDELLPTLRERAQETEDLRKLPDANVKALEDIGFFKLLQPEQWGGLQCDPTVFYEAVRRLASACGSTGWVAGIIGVHNWHLALFDQQAQEDVWGEDTAVRISSSYAPMGAGVVTETGDGYIVNGSWNWSSGCDHATWAFLGGPVIKDGRPVDFGSFLIPRTDYEIDDVWNVVGLRGTGSNTVVVKDVFVPKHRFLSYKAMNDGTAGGYQTNTAPVYKMPWGTIHPTTISAPIVGMSYGAYDAHVEHQGKRVRAAFAGEKAKDDPFAKIRIAEAASDIDAAWRQLSGNVADEYALLVAGEEIPFELRARARRDQVRATGRAIASIDRLFEASGATALSNDAPVQRFWRDAHAGRVHAANDPERAYLIFGNNEFGLPPADTMV
- the hsaD gene encoding 4,5:9,10-diseco-3-hydroxy-5,9,17-trioxoandrosta-1(10),2-diene-4-oate hydrolase, translated to MTATQEITFESTSRYAQVRDDMRLHYHEAGDPNAQTIVLLHGGGPGASSWSNFGRNIAVLAEHYHVLAVDQPGYGHSDKHTEHEQYNRYSAKALLGLFDHLGLQGRIPLLGNSLGGGTAVRFALDYPDRAGKLILMGPGGLSVNLFAPDPTEGVKALAKFNFEPTRENLETFIRIMVFDQKLVTPELVDERFAIASTPESLAATRAMGKSFAGADFELGMMWREVYKLRQPVLLIWGREDRVNPLDGALVALKQIPRVQLHVFGQCGHWAQVEKFDEFNKLTIDFLGG
- the hsaC gene encoding iron-dependent extradiol dioxygenase HsaC, whose product is MSIKALGYMRIEATDVAAWREFGLKVLGMVEGEGAIPGALYLRMDDFAARLVIVPGDRDRLLISGWEVADAPALQGLRETLSKAGVDFVEGTKDEIRERRVEGLIRFSDPAGNVLEAFYGAQYLGRRFVSPYGHKFVTSEQGLGHVVLTCDDDAAAQAFYQDVLGFKLRDSMQLPPQLAGRPADGDPVWLRFYGCNPRHHALAFMPMPNPTGIVHLMVEVENSDDVGLCLDRAQRRQVKMSATLGRHINDKMLSFYMKTPGGFDMEFGCEGLEVEDESWIARESVGISLWGHDFSVGFK
- the hsaB gene encoding 3-hydroxy-9,10-secoandrosta-1,3,5(10)-triene-9,17-dione monooxygenase reductase subunit: MTEAQSLDPRTFRNVLGQFCTGVTVITTLHDDAPVGFACQSFAALSLDPPLVLFCPTKQSRAWQAIEASGKFCVNMLHENQQHVSAQFGSKAPDKFAGIDWTPSELGSPVIDGSLAHIDCNVHSVHDGGDHFVVFGAVHSLSEVPKRKPRPLLFYRGEYTGIEPDKNTPAQWRDDLDAFLTATTPDTWL